In the Diprion similis isolate iyDipSimi1 chromosome 2, iyDipSimi1.1, whole genome shotgun sequence genome, one interval contains:
- the LOC124416430 gene encoding protein bicaudal C homolog 1-B isoform X4 → MTVVMEETNTFITWPSRLKIGAKSKKDPHIKVAGRQDDVKAAKEKIMQVLDTRQSNRVTMKLDVSYTDHSHIIGKGGLTIKRVMEETGCHIHFPDSNRSNAQEKSNQVSIAGEMSGVERARARVRNLTPLIFSFELPIMGAMQAAPDATSPYVIKIQEQYNVQVMFRTRPKLHATLVVVKGCEWEVSQVKEATLLLIRHMCENLANQIQVQMSVEISPQHHTIVLGKQSCNLKMIMQRTGTQIMFPDAGDPNIPSLKKSNVTITGGIHNVYLARQQLVGSLPLVLMFDLPEDSMSSVDSENISQLMQSLDVFINVRHKPKQSTLSVIIKGIERNASNIYEARKQLLGLNEPRIHAEIPATYHIPNASNVYQGNAAPGGAGSSSISALTDFSNLLTINTGNGPYSMSPLPHSPNPVGLSPHWGLPQLAPMFSTLPPHHHHHTSFPYPNLNHLLAQHNLMHSGANNLGPHHHNMTSAANSVNHGIHNFGSSMGNSVGNSLGTSMNTSGYHTLNNSSLVDHKDGSACSSLSSLASSLSSPAISPRNASPVNPPETSPNIDLSSMLSDLPDRRAPGCEKKTLEMAAQSNLTPFDYEQKKLMAVQAIQAKPSPSEYRVPTSAWAGYGLSQTVSMMQSDKEQKTDSTFSPADLWKEPTTPVYNTVMDFCLPGSAGKDRIGMASNYMDHTPTSHVNKIVSQRYSDLGGMLASVGLEKYIRLFTSHEVDMATFPSLTEKDLCEIGITAWGARRKIMLLISEMNKRSSPFSGSAAPGAERKISAAGSASASKCGLDNW, encoded by the exons ATGACCGTG gtAATGGAAGAAACGAATACGTTCATTACATGGCCTTCGCGACTGAAGATTGGTGCCAAGTCAAAGAAAG ATCCACATATAAAGGTTGCTGGTCGACAGGATGACGTAAAAGCAGCCAAGGAGAAGATTATGCAAGTACTGGACACCCGG CAAAGCAACCGTGTGACCATGAAGTTAGACGTAAGTTACACCGATCACTCTCATATCATCGGCAAGGGTGGACTGACCATAAAACGAGTCATGGAGGAAACTGGCTGCCACATTCACTTCCCGGATAGTAATCGCAGCAACGCCCAGGAGAAGAGTAACCAGGTGTCTATCGCCGGGGAAATGAGTGGAGTGGAAAGGGCACGTGCCAGAGTTCGC AATCTTACACCGTTGATATTTTCTTTCGAACTTCCGATAATGGGAGCCATGCAAGCAGCGCCGGATGCCACATCGCCCTACGttataaaaattcaggaaCAATACAACGTTCAAGTGATGTTTAGAACGCGGCCTAAACTCCACGCTACTCTCGTTGTGGTAAAGGGATGCGAGTGGGAAGTGTCTCAGGTCAAGGAAGCGACACTTTTACTCATCCGTCATATGTGCGAAAATTTGGCC AATCAAATCCAagttcagatgtcggttgagATATCCCCCCAGCATCACACCATCGTACTTGGTAAACAAAGCTGTAACTTAAAGATGATCATGCAACGTACAGGCACGCAGATTATGTTTCCCGATGCTGGAGATCCTAATATTCCTAGTTTGAAAAAGAGCAACGTAACAATTACTGGTGGAATTCACAACGTTTATCTTGCCCGTCAGCAGCTGGTG GGTTCTTTACCTCTAGTCTTGATGTTCGATTTACCTGAAGATTCGATGAGCTCTGTAGATTCAGAGAATATCTCTCAGTTGATGCAATCACTTGACGTATTCATCAACGTTCGTCACAAACCAAAGCAGAGTACGCTTTCCGTCATCATTAAAGGAATCGAGAGAAACGCGAGCAACATATACGAAGCTAGAAAACAACTTCTCGGGCTAAACGAACCCAGGATTCATGCGGAAATACCTGCTACTTATCACATCCCAAATGCTAGCAACGTATATCAAGGGAACGCAGCTCCAGGCGGTGCTG GTTCGAGCAGCATTAGTGCTTTAACGGACTTCTCCAACCTGTTGACAATCaacaccggaaacggtccCTACTCGATGTCACCCTTGCCACATTCTCCCAACCCCGTGGGTCTCTCCCCGCATTGGGGACTTCCACAGCTCGCCCCGATGTTCTCAACATTGCCACCCCATCATCATCACCACACATCGTTTCCGTATCCCAACCTAAATCACCTCTTGGCCCAACACAACTTGATGCACTCGGGAGCCAACAATCTCGGACCGCATCACCATAACATGACCAGTGCAGCCAATTCGGTGAACCATGGAATTCACAACTTTGGAAGTAGCATGGGAAACAGTGTGGGAAACAGTTTGGGGACCTCGATGAACACTAGCGGTTACCATACTCTCAACAATTCATCTCTCGTCGATCACAAGGATGGCAGTG CATGTTCCTCGCTTAGCAGTTTGGCCAGTTCACTCTCCAGTCCAGCAATCAGCCCGCGTAACGCTTCGCCGGTTAATCCCCCAGAGACTAGTccgaatatag ATTTATCTAGCATGCTCTCCGATCTTCCCGATCGCCGAGCACCCGGCTGTGAGAAGAAGACTCTAGAAATGGCGGCTCAGAGCAACCTGACGCCGTTTGACTATGAACAGAAGAAGTTGATGGCCGTTCAAGCAATTCAAGCAAAGCCTTCTCCATCGGAGTACCGAGTACCTACTTCTGCGTGGGCTGGTTACGGGCTGAGCCAAACAGTTTCGATGATGCAGAGTGACAAAGAACAAAAGACG GATTCTACATTCAGTCCGGCCGATCTTTGGAAAGAACCTACAACCCCAGTTTACAACACCGTAATGGATTTTTGCCTCCCTGGAAGCGCCGGAAAAGATCGTATTGGAATGGCATCAAATTACATGGATCACACACCTACGTCACACGTAAACAAGATAGTCTCGCAGCGCTACTCAGACCTCGGTGGGATGCTGGCCAGCGTTGggttggaaaaatatatac GCTTGTTCACATCCCACGAGGTGGATATGGCAACATTTCCGTCTCTGACCGAAAAGGACCTGTGCGAAATTGGAATAACAGCTTGGGGTGCCCGGCGTAAAATAATGCTTCTAATATCTG aaatgaacAAGCGGTCTAGTCCATTTTCCGGCAGCGCCGCACCAGGTGCGGAACGCAAGATATCAGCCGCTGGCTCAGCGTCGGCGAGCAAGTGTGGCTTGGACAATTGGTAA
- the LOC124416430 gene encoding protein bicaudal C isoform X2, producing MRPEELVRSSRAAETMSETSEGTGTTSISGKSGFDSREELRDLVAVLGILDPDDLHQDRFRVDRRKLEHMLLGDNEAPEPADTFFHKVMEETNTFITWPSRLKIGAKSKKDPHIKVAGRQDDVKAAKEKIMQVLDTRQSNRVTMKLDVSYTDHSHIIGKGGLTIKRVMEETGCHIHFPDSNRSNAQEKSNQVSIAGEMSGVERARARVRNLTPLIFSFELPIMGAMQAAPDATSPYVIKIQEQYNVQVMFRTRPKLHATLVVVKGCEWEVSQVKEATLLLIRHMCENLANQIQVQMSVEISPQHHTIVLGKQSCNLKMIMQRTGTQIMFPDAGDPNIPSLKKSNVTITGGIHNVYLARQQLVGSLPLVLMFDLPEDSMSSVDSENISQLMQSLDVFINVRHKPKQSTLSVIIKGIERNASNIYEARKQLLGLNEPRIHAEIPATYHIPNASNVYQGNAAPGGAGSSSISALTDFSNLLTINTGNGPYSMSPLPHSPNPVGLSPHWGLPQLAPMFSTLPPHHHHHTSFPYPNLNHLLAQHNLMHSGANNLGPHHHNMTSAANSVNHGIHNFGSSMGNSVGNSLGTSMNTSGYHTLNNSSLVDHKDGSACSSLSSLASSLSSPAISPRNASPVNPPETSPNIDLSSMLSDLPDRRAPGCEKKTLEMAAQSNLTPFDYEQKKLMAVQAIQAKPSPSEYRVPTSAWAGYGLSQTVSMMQSDKEQKTDSTFSPADLWKEPTTPVYNTVMDFCLPGSAGKDRIGMASNYMDHTPTSHVNKIVSQRYSDLGGMLASVGLEKYIRLFTSHEVDMATFPSLTEKDLCEIGITAWGARRKIMLLISEMNKRSSPFSGSAAPGAERKISAAGSASASKCGLDNW from the exons gtAATGGAAGAAACGAATACGTTCATTACATGGCCTTCGCGACTGAAGATTGGTGCCAAGTCAAAGAAAG ATCCACATATAAAGGTTGCTGGTCGACAGGATGACGTAAAAGCAGCCAAGGAGAAGATTATGCAAGTACTGGACACCCGG CAAAGCAACCGTGTGACCATGAAGTTAGACGTAAGTTACACCGATCACTCTCATATCATCGGCAAGGGTGGACTGACCATAAAACGAGTCATGGAGGAAACTGGCTGCCACATTCACTTCCCGGATAGTAATCGCAGCAACGCCCAGGAGAAGAGTAACCAGGTGTCTATCGCCGGGGAAATGAGTGGAGTGGAAAGGGCACGTGCCAGAGTTCGC AATCTTACACCGTTGATATTTTCTTTCGAACTTCCGATAATGGGAGCCATGCAAGCAGCGCCGGATGCCACATCGCCCTACGttataaaaattcaggaaCAATACAACGTTCAAGTGATGTTTAGAACGCGGCCTAAACTCCACGCTACTCTCGTTGTGGTAAAGGGATGCGAGTGGGAAGTGTCTCAGGTCAAGGAAGCGACACTTTTACTCATCCGTCATATGTGCGAAAATTTGGCC AATCAAATCCAagttcagatgtcggttgagATATCCCCCCAGCATCACACCATCGTACTTGGTAAACAAAGCTGTAACTTAAAGATGATCATGCAACGTACAGGCACGCAGATTATGTTTCCCGATGCTGGAGATCCTAATATTCCTAGTTTGAAAAAGAGCAACGTAACAATTACTGGTGGAATTCACAACGTTTATCTTGCCCGTCAGCAGCTGGTG GGTTCTTTACCTCTAGTCTTGATGTTCGATTTACCTGAAGATTCGATGAGCTCTGTAGATTCAGAGAATATCTCTCAGTTGATGCAATCACTTGACGTATTCATCAACGTTCGTCACAAACCAAAGCAGAGTACGCTTTCCGTCATCATTAAAGGAATCGAGAGAAACGCGAGCAACATATACGAAGCTAGAAAACAACTTCTCGGGCTAAACGAACCCAGGATTCATGCGGAAATACCTGCTACTTATCACATCCCAAATGCTAGCAACGTATATCAAGGGAACGCAGCTCCAGGCGGTGCTG GTTCGAGCAGCATTAGTGCTTTAACGGACTTCTCCAACCTGTTGACAATCaacaccggaaacggtccCTACTCGATGTCACCCTTGCCACATTCTCCCAACCCCGTGGGTCTCTCCCCGCATTGGGGACTTCCACAGCTCGCCCCGATGTTCTCAACATTGCCACCCCATCATCATCACCACACATCGTTTCCGTATCCCAACCTAAATCACCTCTTGGCCCAACACAACTTGATGCACTCGGGAGCCAACAATCTCGGACCGCATCACCATAACATGACCAGTGCAGCCAATTCGGTGAACCATGGAATTCACAACTTTGGAAGTAGCATGGGAAACAGTGTGGGAAACAGTTTGGGGACCTCGATGAACACTAGCGGTTACCATACTCTCAACAATTCATCTCTCGTCGATCACAAGGATGGCAGTG CATGTTCCTCGCTTAGCAGTTTGGCCAGTTCACTCTCCAGTCCAGCAATCAGCCCGCGTAACGCTTCGCCGGTTAATCCCCCAGAGACTAGTccgaatatag ATTTATCTAGCATGCTCTCCGATCTTCCCGATCGCCGAGCACCCGGCTGTGAGAAGAAGACTCTAGAAATGGCGGCTCAGAGCAACCTGACGCCGTTTGACTATGAACAGAAGAAGTTGATGGCCGTTCAAGCAATTCAAGCAAAGCCTTCTCCATCGGAGTACCGAGTACCTACTTCTGCGTGGGCTGGTTACGGGCTGAGCCAAACAGTTTCGATGATGCAGAGTGACAAAGAACAAAAGACG GATTCTACATTCAGTCCGGCCGATCTTTGGAAAGAACCTACAACCCCAGTTTACAACACCGTAATGGATTTTTGCCTCCCTGGAAGCGCCGGAAAAGATCGTATTGGAATGGCATCAAATTACATGGATCACACACCTACGTCACACGTAAACAAGATAGTCTCGCAGCGCTACTCAGACCTCGGTGGGATGCTGGCCAGCGTTGggttggaaaaatatatac GCTTGTTCACATCCCACGAGGTGGATATGGCAACATTTCCGTCTCTGACCGAAAAGGACCTGTGCGAAATTGGAATAACAGCTTGGGGTGCCCGGCGTAAAATAATGCTTCTAATATCTG aaatgaacAAGCGGTCTAGTCCATTTTCCGGCAGCGCCGCACCAGGTGCGGAACGCAAGATATCAGCCGCTGGCTCAGCGTCGGCGAGCAAGTGTGGCTTGGACAATTGGTAA